A portion of the Sulfurospirillum diekertiae genome contains these proteins:
- a CDS encoding MarC family protein, which translates to MNAEFSIVSTAILLMFVIDPFGAVPIILSILKDVDITRRRRIIIREMIFGLAILTLFLFGGELFFKYLSSGNRIGTYRRSSYLFCYWY; encoded by the coding sequence ATGAACGCAGAATTTTCAATTGTCTCAACAGCTATACTTTTAATGTTTGTAATCGACCCGTTCGGTGCAGTCCCTATCATTCTTTCGATTTTGAAAGATGTTGATATAACGCGAAGAAGACGGATCATCATTCGAGAAATGATCTTTGGGCTCGCTATTTTGACGCTTTTTCTCTTTGGAGGCGAGCTCTTTTTTAAATATCTTTCATCTGGAAACAGAATCGGTACGTATCGCAGGAGCAGTTATCTTTTTTGTTATTGGTATTAA
- a CDS encoding ABC-type transport auxiliary lipoprotein family protein: MKNVLLALTTLMLLSGCSIKEASQRPYNYTLEPMMKLERFSVANQDVLKIAYVDAPSGLNSRAIVYKKEGAMLPYKYGAWSETPPLKLQYLITEALQDQHHFGSVISGTSMASNNLVLEPVIQNFEEVFREDGTSYVHVSIRFRLVEIKTGEVLGSTKLSSKKDVTNTHGAEGAVEAFNAATEDVIKSLSIWINELRK, encoded by the coding sequence ATGAAAAACGTACTTCTAGCGCTTACCACACTCATGCTTCTTAGCGGTTGTAGCATCAAAGAAGCGTCGCAAAGACCCTACAACTACACCCTTGAGCCTATGATGAAATTAGAGCGATTTAGTGTTGCCAATCAGGATGTACTCAAAATTGCTTATGTTGACGCGCCCAGTGGTCTTAATTCTAGAGCCATTGTGTATAAAAAAGAGGGTGCAATGTTGCCTTATAAATACGGCGCATGGAGCGAAACACCTCCTTTAAAACTTCAATACCTCATCACGGAGGCATTACAAGACCAACACCATTTTGGATCTGTCATTTCAGGAACGTCTATGGCATCTAATAACTTGGTCTTAGAACCAGTTATTCAAAATTTTGAAGAGGTTTTTCGTGAAGATGGGACATCCTATGTACATGTAAGCATACGCTTTCGTCTTGTTGAAATCAAAACAGGTGAAGTGTTAGGCAGTACTAAACTTTCTTCAAAAAAAGATGTCACCAATACCCATGGCGCAGAAGGTGCAGTAGAAGCATTTAATGCAGCAACAGAAGATGTGATTAAAAGCCTCTCTATCTGGATCAATGAACTTCGGAAATAA
- a CDS encoding PaaI family thioesterase, with product MQALQQFFEENDRFAKLLGFQIEEFNIGVAKVSVIIQEEHLNAANVVHGGFLFSLADYAFALASNSHNKLSLAISANIMFQQAKPNGKLYAYAKELSIGNKVATYEVRISDEKDSVIATYTGTVYRKDSNVI from the coding sequence ATGCAAGCATTGCAACAATTTTTTGAAGAAAACGATCGATTTGCAAAACTTTTAGGATTTCAAATCGAGGAGTTTAATATCGGTGTGGCAAAAGTCAGTGTCATCATCCAAGAAGAGCACCTTAATGCGGCTAATGTTGTGCATGGAGGGTTTTTATTTTCGCTCGCTGATTATGCATTTGCACTGGCCTCCAATTCCCATAATAAACTCTCTTTAGCCATCAGTGCTAATATTATGTTTCAACAAGCAAAGCCAAATGGCAAACTTTACGCGTATGCCAAAGAGCTTAGTATTGGAAATAAAGTCGCAACGTATGAAGTGCGGATAAGCGATGAAAAAGATAGTGTTATTGCAACATACACGGGAACTGTTTATCGAAAAGATAGCAATGTTATCTAG
- a CDS encoding DUF1104 domain-containing protein: MKKALFCCLILMSLLFAKTDFSEMSTEELIALIGYVDQKAEEHFYQELDKRVPTMSEEEKALYEEDKKRRDNAQN, encoded by the coding sequence ATGAAAAAAGCGCTCTTCTGCTGTTTAATTCTTATGAGCTTGTTGTTTGCTAAAACCGATTTTAGTGAAATGAGTACCGAAGAGCTGATAGCGCTTATTGGGTATGTCGATCAAAAGGCAGAAGAGCATTTTTACCAAGAACTTGACAAACGTGTACCAACCATGAGTGAAGAAGAAAAAGCACTCTATGAAGAGGATAAAAAAAGAAGAGACAATGCCCAAAACTAG
- a CDS encoding MlaD family protein: MENKLSYILVGAFIFVLLIGGVFSILWLGNYSDKGNFKFYKITTKESVSGLNEKAPVKLQGVQIGEVRGITINPYNAEEVLVTVRVQDNAPIKEDTYAVIEAQGITGLSYIQLQGGTNEAKNLKTSNKDEEYGIIYSRPSTFSRLDKTITSLSAKAEMIFERAESIMSEKNVKNLEIIIANSAKIAESTSKTMANIEAQNKEINLLLKEATNAATGIKNMSYSLSSAVDNTGIDMMNNVRDSAQSVKTVMGSLNQKVEKGSFDVDILLKENLMPLQRTLQDLQVLVNETKDLVSNLKDSPSDLLFKEETIQPAPNER, translated from the coding sequence ATGGAAAATAAGTTAAGTTATATTTTAGTAGGCGCATTTATCTTTGTATTACTTATTGGAGGTGTTTTCTCCATTCTTTGGCTCGGTAATTACTCCGATAAAGGAAACTTCAAATTTTACAAAATAACCACCAAAGAGTCTGTTTCTGGCTTAAATGAAAAAGCGCCCGTTAAACTTCAAGGTGTGCAGATCGGTGAAGTACGAGGTATTACCATCAATCCGTATAATGCTGAAGAAGTTTTAGTGACTGTACGTGTTCAAGATAATGCTCCTATCAAAGAAGATACGTATGCCGTGATTGAGGCACAAGGTATTACTGGACTTAGTTATATCCAGTTACAAGGAGGAACCAATGAAGCAAAAAACCTTAAAACAAGTAATAAAGATGAAGAATACGGCATCATCTATTCACGCCCATCTACTTTTTCACGACTTGATAAAACGATTACATCGCTAAGTGCAAAAGCGGAAATGATTTTTGAGCGAGCAGAAAGTATCATGAGCGAAAAAAATGTCAAAAACCTTGAAATCATTATTGCCAATAGTGCCAAGATAGCTGAGTCAACTAGCAAAACCATGGCAAATATTGAAGCCCAAAATAAAGAGATCAATCTGTTACTCAAAGAAGCGACAAATGCTGCGACTGGGATTAAGAACATGTCATACTCCCTCTCTTCTGCAGTTGATAATACAGGGATTGATATGATGAATAATGTACGAGATTCTGCACAAAGTGTTAAAACTGTCATGGGTAGTTTAAACCAAAAAGTCGAAAAAGGCTCCTTTGATGTTGATATTTTGCTCAAAGAGAATTTAATGCCACTTCAAAGAACGCTTCAAGATTTACAAGTGTTGGTTAATGAAACGAAAGATCTTGTCAGTAATCTCAAAGACAGTCCAAGCGATCTTCTCTTTAAAGAAGAGACCATCCAACCAGCACCTAATGAACGATAA
- a CDS encoding methyl-accepting chemotaxis protein — translation MKISTRILISLILSLLILGACLIGISYTNTKNNASMFINDYEKSAYSFYENELKTIMEMMQQSANAIYKAEKAKGSSDEKIKEAIVEQLDGLRFFDDKSGYLFIYESDGTNVMLPTNKSLQGKNLSALKDSNGVFFVKELIETAQKGGGLVKYFFPKVKDGKAFEKFAYSVPFEPYKWTLGTGIYVDNVEAEVGKLKTQIGENVASQIRSFLLISLVLVILSIIVTAIIIKKTISNPLNDLISKADNLSSGDGDLTQKLEITGNDEIAQASHSINRFIEKVRLLISEAKNLSNENSSISHELSSTSLEGGRAVETSMNIVGNTTTKATTLKDEMHIGMGEAKAGKEELLKANSYLTEANSAILELTKDIQSSATIEIELAHRIQQLSSDASQVKEILVVIGDIADQTNLLALNAAIEAARAGEQGRGFAVVADEVRKLAERTQKSLQEINATINVIVQAIADSSDQMTSNSKKVESLATTASEVETKINNMFHVMGNATKVSDKTAENYLKTGSDIESMINDVSQINDISSQNARSVEEIASAAEHLSRMTETLNLKLSEFRT, via the coding sequence ATGAAAATTTCAACACGAATTTTAATCTCTCTTATCCTATCACTCCTTATCTTGGGTGCCTGTTTAATTGGTATCTCTTACACCAATACTAAAAACAATGCTAGCATGTTTATAAACGATTACGAAAAGAGTGCCTACTCTTTTTATGAAAATGAACTCAAAACCATTATGGAAATGATGCAACAGAGTGCTAATGCAATCTACAAAGCAGAAAAAGCCAAGGGATCATCCGATGAAAAAATTAAAGAAGCTATTGTGGAACAACTTGATGGACTACGCTTTTTTGATGACAAAAGTGGTTATCTTTTTATCTATGAGTCCGATGGAACCAACGTTATGCTTCCAACCAATAAATCACTCCAAGGTAAAAATCTAAGTGCACTCAAAGATTCCAATGGAGTCTTTTTTGTTAAGGAGCTCATAGAAACGGCACAAAAAGGTGGCGGTCTCGTTAAATACTTTTTCCCAAAAGTCAAAGATGGTAAAGCGTTTGAAAAGTTTGCGTATTCCGTACCTTTTGAGCCTTATAAATGGACGCTAGGAACTGGTATCTATGTGGATAATGTTGAAGCAGAGGTAGGTAAACTTAAAACTCAAATTGGTGAGAATGTTGCCTCGCAAATTCGCTCTTTTCTACTCATATCTTTAGTATTAGTCATTCTTAGCATTATTGTTACAGCTATTATCATTAAAAAAACTATTTCAAATCCTCTCAATGATCTGATTAGTAAAGCTGACAACCTTTCCAGCGGTGATGGCGATTTAACACAAAAACTTGAAATTACCGGAAACGATGAAATCGCACAAGCAAGCCATAGTATTAATCGTTTTATTGAAAAAGTGCGCCTCTTAATCAGTGAAGCGAAGAACCTCTCTAACGAAAATTCCTCTATTTCCCACGAACTTTCCTCTACGTCTTTAGAGGGAGGAAGAGCTGTTGAGACTTCAATGAACATCGTGGGGAATACAACAACCAAAGCCACTACTTTGAAAGATGAGATGCATATAGGTATGGGTGAAGCCAAGGCAGGAAAAGAAGAATTACTCAAAGCCAATAGTTATCTTACAGAAGCCAACAGTGCAATACTAGAACTGACCAAAGATATTCAAAGCAGTGCCACTATCGAAATTGAACTAGCGCACCGCATCCAACAGCTCAGCTCAGATGCAAGCCAAGTGAAAGAGATCTTAGTGGTCATTGGGGATATTGCCGACCAAACTAATTTACTTGCACTGAATGCGGCTATTGAGGCTGCACGAGCAGGTGAACAGGGACGCGGCTTTGCTGTTGTTGCCGATGAAGTACGAAAACTCGCTGAACGCACCCAAAAAAGCCTCCAAGAAATCAATGCAACGATTAATGTGATCGTTCAAGCCATTGCTGATAGTAGCGATCAAATGACATCGAATTCTAAAAAAGTAGAATCACTTGCAACCACGGCTAGCGAGGTTGAGACAAAAATAAACAATATGTTCCACGTCATGGGTAATGCAACAAAAGTTTCGGACAAAACGGCTGAAAACTATCTCAAAACAGGCTCAGACATTGAGTCGATGATCAATGATGTTTCTCAAATCAATGATATCTCTTCTCAAAATGCTAGAAGTGTTGAAGAGATCGCTAGTGCAGCAGAACACTTAAGCCGTATGACGGAAACCTTGAACCTCAAACTCTCTGAATTTAGAACATGA
- a CDS encoding response regulator transcription factor, whose product MPKTRLLLLEDDINLSETVCEFLESKGYHVTPVYDGEAAEELIYEHQYDLFLLDVNVPSLNGFELLKRIRHENNTTPAIFLTSLNAIEDLEHGYESGCDDYLRKPFALKELLFRIETILKREFFHTQSPKICIDEGIEYDPLSNQLLVNQKAAQLQNKEAKLLKLFLQKKNEIISHEMIMTHLWEYDEQGSDDTLRTYIKNLRKIMGKDRIVSIKKLGYKFTLA is encoded by the coding sequence ATGCCCAAAACTAGACTCCTTCTTTTGGAAGATGACATCAATCTTAGCGAAACAGTCTGTGAGTTTTTAGAGTCTAAAGGCTATCATGTTACTCCTGTATATGACGGTGAAGCCGCAGAAGAGCTTATATACGAGCATCAATATGACCTCTTTTTACTTGATGTCAATGTTCCTTCTTTAAATGGATTTGAACTCCTCAAACGCATTCGCCACGAGAACAATACAACCCCTGCCATTTTTTTGACATCCCTGAATGCTATTGAAGACTTAGAACATGGTTATGAGAGTGGTTGTGATGATTATCTACGCAAACCGTTTGCACTTAAAGAGCTTCTCTTTCGTATCGAAACCATTTTAAAACGTGAGTTCTTTCATACTCAAAGTCCTAAAATTTGCATTGATGAAGGTATTGAGTATGACCCCCTGAGTAACCAACTGTTAGTCAATCAAAAAGCAGCACAACTCCAAAATAAAGAGGCAAAACTACTCAAACTCTTTTTACAAAAGAAAAATGAAATTATCAGTCACGAGATGATTATGACACATTTGTGGGAATACGACGAACAAGGTAGTGACGATACTTTGCGTACTTACATCAAAAATCTTCGTAAAATTATGGGGAAGGATCGTATTGTTAGCATTAAAAAACTGGGATATAAATTTACGCTCGCGTGA
- a CDS encoding HD-GYP domain-containing protein, giving the protein MNIRTRVKISFVLIIAMLLFLGMISVVITYQIKENSNFRESISSILLMQEGMNDIILESTKTTEAQKLEQLHTEFATYEKRFEYLRTKLSQHAHNYFFNTLLPNIQKDKTIKHYLNTLYTNEHRLELMYDEIFKLECEKLEYVAIFKALYPEENSARVEIQEHILHNNRIEQIKILSDLRYYSKEMLYQHGNNATMLKWLAPIDKLIDTTTKGTGDLHENLIHYKEIVRTIAEKTIKIEETKLIEHSTIDQASEVLDDNKKVSISLEEMIAELSSNFLDQMRLIQLFVGIVTILFIILLAIKVSRNVSLTMDEVEAKIEEGLEEVNALNREIEDTQKEVLFTMGSIGETRSKETGNHVKRVAEYTKMLALYYGLDEEEAEMLKLASPMHDIGKIGIPDSVLNKPGRFDEQEREIMNTHAMLGYEMLKHSQRELLKMAAIVAKEHHERYDGKGYPDQKSGEDIHIYGRITALADVFDALGSARIYKPAWEDEKIFALFKEERGKQFDPRLVDIFFEHLDVFLEARENLKD; this is encoded by the coding sequence ATGAATATTCGCACGAGGGTTAAAATTAGTTTTGTTCTGATTATAGCAATGCTACTTTTTCTAGGAATGATTAGTGTTGTTATTACCTATCAAATTAAGGAAAATAGTAATTTTAGAGAGAGTATCTCTTCTATTCTGCTGATGCAAGAGGGAATGAATGATATTATTCTTGAGAGTACAAAAACCACAGAAGCTCAAAAATTAGAACAATTGCATACCGAATTCGCAACCTATGAAAAGCGTTTTGAATACTTACGTACGAAGTTATCTCAACATGCACATAACTATTTTTTTAATACACTACTTCCTAATATACAAAAAGATAAAACAATCAAACACTATCTCAACACTCTTTATACCAACGAACATCGTCTTGAGCTTATGTATGATGAGATTTTCAAACTTGAATGTGAAAAACTAGAATACGTTGCTATATTTAAAGCTCTTTATCCAGAAGAAAATAGTGCACGCGTTGAAATTCAAGAACATATTTTGCACAATAATCGTATAGAACAGATCAAAATACTCAGTGATCTTCGCTACTATAGCAAGGAGATGCTGTATCAACATGGCAATAATGCCACCATGCTAAAGTGGCTTGCCCCTATTGATAAACTGATTGATACAACGACAAAGGGGACTGGGGATCTTCATGAAAATTTGATTCATTATAAAGAGATTGTACGTACAATTGCTGAAAAAACAATCAAAATTGAAGAAACAAAATTGATTGAACATTCAACGATTGATCAGGCTTCTGAAGTTTTGGATGATAACAAAAAAGTAAGTATTTCTTTAGAAGAGATGATCGCAGAGCTTTCCAGTAACTTTCTTGATCAGATGCGTTTGATTCAACTTTTCGTGGGGATAGTGACCATCCTTTTTATCATTTTGCTTGCCATTAAGGTTTCTCGCAATGTATCTCTTACTATGGATGAGGTGGAAGCAAAAATAGAAGAGGGGCTTGAAGAGGTTAATGCACTCAATCGTGAGATCGAAGATACACAAAAAGAGGTTCTTTTTACGATGGGTTCTATTGGTGAGACGAGATCTAAAGAGACAGGAAATCATGTTAAACGTGTGGCAGAATACACGAAAATGCTTGCACTCTATTATGGGCTTGATGAAGAAGAGGCTGAAATGCTTAAACTCGCTTCTCCAATGCATGATATAGGTAAAATTGGTATTCCCGATAGTGTGTTAAATAAACCTGGAAGGTTTGATGAACAAGAGCGTGAAATTATGAATACGCATGCGATGCTTGGGTATGAAATGCTCAAACATTCACAAAGAGAACTTCTCAAAATGGCAGCTATTGTGGCAAAAGAACATCATGAACGCTATGATGGGAAAGGTTATCCTGATCAAAAAAGTGGCGAAGATATTCATATTTATGGGCGTATTACGGCGTTAGCAGATGTCTTTGATGCGTTAGGAAGTGCAAGAATTTATAAACCTGCATGGGAAGATGAAAAAATCTTTGCATTATTTAAAGAAGAGAGAGGAAAACAGTTTGATCCAAGGCTCGTTGATATTTTCTTTGAACATTTAGATGTTTTTTTAGAGGCTCGTGAAAATTTAAAAGATTAA
- a CDS encoding MlaE family ABC transporter permease, whose amino-acid sequence MKREPSLQITQSGDHFSVALQGVWVKESIQKLELAFNTLTCQPKATYTIDLSRIKDFDTYGIMLILHHVKQLEAHDCTVEKIGASTSLEKLLSVCEMNYPKEKIQEPKEIFILSYLENVGKLAFEGYKTLATFFSFTGELAHFVLAAFLKPQTIRLKATLYHIEQSGAGALPIILLTSFLIGIVIAYQGATQLEKFGANIFIVEMVTISAVRELAPLLTAIVIAGRSASAYAAQIGVMKITDEVDAMSSMGFSPWNFLVLPRLFALIISLPLLVFFADIVSIFGGMVIATTKLDVSFVEFIDRIKATVALKHLIIGLIKAPIFGCIIATIGCFRGFQIDSSTESVGKYTTISVVNAIFWVIAMDAIISVLLTELGL is encoded by the coding sequence ATGAAAAGAGAACCCTCACTGCAAATAACACAAAGTGGAGATCATTTTAGTGTTGCATTGCAGGGTGTTTGGGTCAAAGAATCGATTCAAAAGCTAGAACTTGCATTCAATACACTAACATGCCAGCCAAAAGCAACCTATACGATTGACCTCTCAAGAATCAAAGATTTTGATACGTATGGAATTATGCTGATTTTGCATCATGTAAAACAACTTGAAGCACATGACTGTACGGTCGAAAAAATTGGAGCAAGCACTTCTTTGGAAAAACTTTTAAGTGTCTGTGAAATGAACTACCCCAAAGAGAAAATTCAAGAACCAAAAGAAATTTTTATACTCTCGTACCTTGAAAATGTTGGAAAACTTGCCTTTGAAGGGTATAAAACCCTCGCAACCTTCTTCTCTTTTACAGGTGAGCTTGCTCATTTTGTACTTGCAGCATTTCTGAAACCACAAACAATTCGACTCAAAGCAACGCTTTATCATATTGAACAAAGTGGCGCGGGGGCTCTTCCGATTATTTTACTGACCTCTTTTTTAATCGGTATTGTCATTGCCTATCAAGGGGCAACGCAGCTGGAAAAATTTGGTGCAAATATTTTTATTGTGGAGATGGTGACTATTTCAGCTGTGCGTGAGCTTGCTCCTCTCTTAACAGCGATTGTCATAGCAGGACGGAGTGCCTCGGCGTATGCTGCACAAATTGGCGTTATGAAAATTACCGATGAAGTGGATGCGATGAGCTCTATGGGATTTTCACCGTGGAATTTTTTAGTTTTACCTCGTCTTTTTGCCCTGATTATCTCTTTACCCCTTTTAGTATTCTTTGCAGATATTGTCTCCATCTTTGGTGGTATGGTGATTGCAACCACAAAACTGGATGTCAGTTTTGTCGAATTTATTGACCGTATCAAAGCAACTGTTGCGCTAAAACATCTGATCATTGGACTTATTAAAGCACCTATTTTTGGATGTATCATTGCAACAATTGGCTGTTTCCGTGGCTTTCAGATCGATAGCAGTACTGAAAGTGTGGGTAAATACACTACCATCAGCGTGGTCAATGCTATCTTTTGGGTTATTGCGATGGATGCAATTATTTCAGTCTTATTGACGGAGCTTGGGTTATGA
- a CDS encoding MarC family protein: MEASSFLNIFHLETESVRIAGAVIFFVIGIKMIFPGEEGSSGLYGSSKEPFMVPIAMPLIAGPSTLATLLVLGKSHADATGKLFGALLLAWFISALIMYLSPLLYKLLREKGLSALERLMGMLLLMMSVQMFIDGVRGLIHTF, encoded by the coding sequence TTGGAGGCGAGCTCTTTTTTAAATATCTTTCATCTGGAAACAGAATCGGTACGTATCGCAGGAGCAGTTATCTTTTTTGTTATTGGTATTAAGATGATTTTCCCAGGAGAAGAAGGAAGTAGTGGGCTTTATGGCTCATCTAAAGAGCCTTTTATGGTGCCCATCGCCATGCCTCTCATTGCAGGACCTTCCACCCTTGCTACGCTTTTAGTGCTGGGAAAATCTCACGCAGATGCTACAGGGAAACTTTTTGGTGCGCTTTTACTTGCATGGTTTATATCTGCACTGATTATGTACCTTTCTCCATTGCTGTACAAGCTACTTCGAGAGAAAGGACTTTCAGCCTTGGAGCGTCTGATGGGGATGCTCCTTTTAATGATGTCGGTACAGATGTTTATTGATGGTGTACGAGGTCTTATTCATACCTTTTAG
- a CDS encoding MFS transporter, which produces MNHYGELLRNNATLRRLSVIQLICYFGAWFSHMAIYTLLISLDAPVWALSTAAAFTFLPSMLLAPFSGAIIDKVDTKKFMLFLTAIEIFTVFWLMFIHSLDALWLLLVLILIRMGTGSIYFQTEMSLLPKLLSDDDLKTANEIHSIIWSTSYALGMAVAGFYIYYFGTTSAFIADMLLYCIGFYMLLGLDIPSLASKHTLHVKAMIWSGFTYLRAHPKIMHIIFLHASIGFSAYDALIALLADHVYKHILSISLVMGAINAARALSQILGQLAFSRYINPQTLFYLFMAQGISIMVWGMLQYDFYLSFIGIFLCGLFTTTLWSYTYTLLQYETDTEFYGRVIAYNDMVFMGACTGVSFAIGALFDFGISLWQVTCGLGVAFLLFGFYWKWIQKL; this is translated from the coding sequence ATGAACCATTATGGTGAGTTGTTACGTAACAATGCAACGCTCCGAAGACTGAGTGTGATTCAACTCATCTGTTATTTTGGCGCATGGTTTAGCCATATGGCCATTTATACATTGCTCATAAGTCTTGACGCTCCTGTTTGGGCACTAAGCACCGCTGCAGCGTTTACCTTTTTGCCATCAATGCTTTTAGCCCCTTTTAGCGGAGCGATTATTGATAAAGTAGATACCAAAAAATTTATGCTTTTTTTAACAGCAATTGAGATTTTTACCGTTTTTTGGCTGATGTTTATTCACTCATTAGATGCGCTGTGGTTACTCCTAGTATTAATTCTTATAAGAATGGGAACAGGAAGTATCTATTTTCAAACTGAGATGTCATTATTGCCAAAGTTACTTAGTGATGATGATTTAAAAACTGCCAACGAAATTCATTCTATTATTTGGTCAACCTCTTATGCTTTAGGCATGGCAGTAGCAGGTTTTTACATTTACTATTTTGGAACAACCAGCGCTTTTATTGCCGATATGCTCTTGTATTGCATTGGGTTTTATATGCTTTTAGGACTTGATATTCCCTCTCTTGCAAGCAAACACACTTTACATGTAAAGGCAATGATTTGGAGTGGATTTACTTATTTACGAGCGCATCCCAAGATCATGCATATTATTTTTTTACATGCGAGTATTGGTTTTAGTGCGTATGATGCGCTCATTGCTCTCTTGGCAGATCATGTATACAAACATATTTTATCTATTTCGTTAGTCATGGGGGCTATCAATGCGGCACGGGCGCTTTCTCAAATTTTAGGACAGTTAGCGTTCAGCCGTTACATTAACCCTCAAACTCTTTTTTATCTTTTTATGGCACAAGGCATAAGCATTATGGTTTGGGGAATGTTGCAATATGATTTTTATCTTAGTTTTATTGGTATTTTTTTATGTGGACTTTTTACAACAACGTTATGGTCCTATACATATACTCTATTGCAATATGAAACAGATACTGAATTTTATGGCAGAGTCATTGCTTATAATGATATGGTTTTTATGGGCGCCTGTACAGGAGTTTCTTTCGCTATTGGCGCATTGTTTGATTTTGGTATCTCTTTATGGCAAGTAACCTGTGGGTTAGGAGTAGCTTTTCTCCTTTTTGGTTTTTACTGGAAATGGATACAAAAACTGTGA
- the msrA gene encoding peptide-methionine (S)-S-oxide reductase MsrA: MKTEVATLGGGCFWCLEAVFEETRGVLDVVNGYVGGDVKAPSYEQVSSGSTGHAEVVQITFDPTMISYEALLKIFWLIHDPTSLNRQGNDTGTQYRSVIFYHNENQKEKAEASIKEFSNKFTKPIVTEVKPLETFYKAEAYHQDYFKNNPNQGYCMFVVAPKVDHFKHEYKDLVK; encoded by the coding sequence ATGAAAACTGAAGTTGCAACACTTGGAGGTGGATGTTTTTGGTGTTTAGAAGCCGTTTTTGAAGAAACACGAGGTGTTTTAGATGTGGTGAATGGTTATGTTGGAGGAGACGTAAAAGCACCAAGCTATGAGCAAGTCAGTAGTGGCTCAACAGGGCATGCAGAAGTGGTGCAAATTACGTTTGACCCAACTATGATTTCTTATGAAGCATTACTCAAAATATTTTGGCTTATTCACGATCCCACGTCTCTTAATCGCCAAGGGAATGATACAGGAACACAGTACCGTTCTGTGATTTTTTACCATAACGAAAATCAAAAAGAGAAAGCAGAAGCTTCAATCAAAGAATTTTCAAATAAATTTACAAAACCAATTGTGACTGAAGTAAAACCTTTAGAAACGTTTTACAAAGCAGAAGCCTATCATCAAGACTATTTCAAAAACAACCCAAACCAAGGGTACTGTATGTTTGTGGTCGCGCCTAAAGTAGATCATTTTAAACATGAATATAAGGATTTGGTGAAGTAG
- a CDS encoding ABC transporter ATP-binding protein, producing the protein MIIEAKEIVTSFGDNVIHDGVSFKIQKGEIFGLLGGSGSGKTTLLREMIMLQKAHSGEMIVLGTNVLTASQKTAQKLRQRWGVLFQFGALFTSLTILENVAIAMKEYTQVPDWLIEEASLMKLSIVGLPPKVATMYPSELSGGMKKRAGLARSLALDPKLLFLDEPTSGLDPQSARAFDELIVTLRDTLGVTVVMVTHDKDTMANVLDRFIILGNKKVQFEGTMELLKQTTDEELKKFLS; encoded by the coding sequence GTGATCATCGAAGCAAAAGAGATTGTCACATCTTTTGGAGACAATGTTATTCATGATGGTGTTAGTTTTAAAATCCAAAAAGGAGAGATTTTTGGACTTTTGGGTGGCAGTGGTAGTGGTAAAACAACGCTCCTTCGAGAGATGATCATGCTTCAAAAAGCGCATTCTGGAGAGATGATTGTCCTAGGAACAAATGTTCTAACTGCTTCTCAAAAAACAGCTCAAAAATTGAGGCAACGATGGGGTGTTCTTTTTCAATTTGGCGCTCTTTTTACCTCTCTTACTATTTTAGAAAATGTAGCCATTGCTATGAAAGAGTATACGCAGGTTCCCGATTGGCTCATCGAAGAAGCTTCGTTAATGAAACTCTCAATAGTAGGTCTTCCTCCCAAAGTTGCAACGATGTATCCTTCCGAGCTCAGTGGCGGTATGAAAAAAAGAGCAGGTCTAGCCCGTTCCCTTGCACTTGACCCGAAGCTACTTTTTTTAGATGAACCAACGTCGGGACTGGATCCTCAAAGTGCAAGAGCCTTTGATGAACTCATCGTTACCTTACGAGATACACTTGGTGTTACTGTTGTGATGGTAACCCATGATAAAGATACAATGGCAAATGTACTGGATCGTTTTATTATTTTAGGAAATAAAAAAGTACAATTTGAAGGAACTATGGAGCTTTTAAAGCAAACAACCGATGAAGAGTTGAAAAAATTTTTAAGTTGA